The Leptodactylus fuscus isolate aLepFus1 chromosome 5, aLepFus1.hap2, whole genome shotgun sequence genome segment TCCAGGGACTACTTGAAAGCTCATCAAGCAGATCGACCTGTGTATGAATATACAGATGGGCGTGCCAGGATTCGCAGGAAAAGCCGAAAGCACGAACGTTTCCTGTTACGCAAAGCATTCCTACAGCAACGTGGTCTACTGGGCATAAAAATATCTGAGGAACATTCCAGTTCCACCCATGAGGACAGTTTTTTAAGTTCTCCAGAGAAAGAAGAACCTTCAAGACTTGAAGAGATCAAGGCTGTATTTGATGCCTTGCCAGATAAAGCTCCATTCACTCCTGAATGTTCTGTGGCTTGTGATTATGATAGTGGCTTGTCCATGGCTGACAGCTGTCCGTCTAGTAGAGCGTCTTCACCTGTTTCTTGGCAAAAACCTGAAAAATGTGTTGCCATAGATTGTGAAATGGTTGGTACTGGTCCTGGTGGGAAGATCAGTGAGTTGGCACGATGCAGTGTGGTCAACTATGAGGGAGATGTTCTATATGACAAATACATTAAACCAGAGCTGCCAGTCACAGACTACAGAACACCGTGGAGCGGCATTACTAGAAATCATCTCAAAAAGGCTATTCCATTCAAGGTGGCTCAGAAAGAGGTAAATAAGGTGGAAAGGGCTATTTTTATTAGTTCTGATCCATCAATATTCCCACAGAGTGGGTTAGATCTAGAATTTACTCCTGGTTTTCATCAATGATTGACAAATATTAGTACGTAAGCAATTGGTGTGACCTAAGCTCATTAAGGGGGAAGTACATCCGATTCTAACAGGAGTTCTAGCGGTGACAGCTGTGATGACTATACTGGATAATCGGGGTCATTAACCTATGTGCCAGGTTATGCATTTGATTGACAGTGCTGTAACTGAGGTCAAAGTTCATTTAGCAGTTTCTTGTATAGCTGGAGatgcttaaagaagacctttcatgtccttgggcatatgcggttttatataccactagaaaggaattcagcgcacttcagctttcccgttatgtgtccctagtgaagagctatcggtgctggtactaatagctcttcactgtcaaaagagcgtttctgacaatctgtctgtagtgctgtactgtcagagggggctttcGTTATCACCCAGCCATTAtgcagcagtgaggaatgccaccccagtactagtctatggtcgAGTAatgtcagggggggagggggggcctttATCACTACTCAGCGTCATCAATCGGTGGTAAGGAAGATAGTTAaacagttagactgtcaggaacgcccttctgatagtaaagagctatcggtaactgcaacgatagctcttcaccaggggcacttAACAGCAAAGCGgatactgcactgaattcagtgcagtgtctGTTTTctcgtggtatataaaactgcatgtgcccgaggacatgaaaggtcctctttaagaagctcCCAAGTTTGCTTTGATTCTGTGGATCGATTAGGATCTAATTTAAGAGCCCTAGATTAAAAGTGCTGCAACCTAGTGTTAGCCAATCACTTGTAATTTTGCAGTGCCCCTTGTCATGCAGTCAACTCCTCATATTCCCATCCCGTGAAGGTAGTTTTTCAGCCCGGCTGCTCTGAGTGAAGAAGAGTCTCCTCATGCATGACAGTTCCAAAAATAGATAGACGTGCCTGACTTAGAAAGACATACTCCTGCTCAGCCATGACATCACTTACAGAGCCACAGCATGTGGTTTAAGGATCCCTGTTTTAggtctcatgcacacaactgtgtatactgtcagtatatacatgtaatatctggAGCCTCTTTCCGGGGCTGTGAGCCTATTGGTCCTATTTTTGTCCGTGTGCTGGTCGGTTATGGCCTGgctacagttgtgtgcatgaggccataGAGATATTTGGTTCTGCATCTATCAAAGATTTGGGCAGTATTAGAGTAAAATAGAAGTATTGTATTAGAGCCAAATTTTACCATATTGCTATATTTGGACATTGAATACACTTGCAGTTTAAGCGTGTATAGGAAAGTTTGCTGAACTTCCCTTTTTAACCTGTGCTAAAGTTTTTACCTTCTTTCCTTAGATCTTAAACCTTCTGAAGGGTAAACGGGTGATTGGACATGCCATATTCCATGATTTCAAGGTTTTGAAATATTTCCATCCTAAAGAACAAACGCGAGACACTAGTAATATTCCTTTACTGAACAAGATAGCAGGAATTCCAGGAAGACAATCTGTTTCTTTGAAACGCCTAGCATTACATATCCTGAAGAAACAGATACAGGTAAATATAGTTTTATGGTTTTCTTTCCCCATTTTACTGTATTCCTGGTAGAATTAGCAAAATTTCTCAGGAGACAGAACAATAAACGCAATAAAAATATGTGCCCTATAATGtttagtgaaggggtcacagtaaGAAATCAATATCCTGTTCCAAAAATTGGAATAGCCTTTTACTTGTTTCCCAATGTAACATTGTTCTCACTTATTCAGGTTGGTAGAAAGGGGCACTCATCAGTTGAAGATGCTCAGACATCTATGGAGCTTTACAAGTTGGTGGAGGAGAAGGTGGAACAGCATTTCCAGAAGAagttccattcaagtgactgCAATAACCTGGTTAAAAACAGCGCAACACATAACCAGTACATGGATGACCAATACTGGCCGTCTGATCTAAATGAAGACTGCAAATGATTGACCTTGACTAAAACGAGTGCTAAATGGTTGTGTAATTGATATTAAATGGTTAATATTCATTTGTCTTAAGCCACCCTTCATGGTAGTCAACCCATGAAGAACTTTAGACCAAGTTTCCACTTCCTGTAACAATTAAGCTGCTTgtgtaataaaataattaaactgTATATAGAGGCTAGATCCCTGGTCAGGACCCCCTCTATTAGCTAAATTAGAGGCCATAACCTCTTGGACCTATCATGCATACATTAAATGACTACTCCTTTGGTTTCAGTGGGCGTTATGTAATGCCTAACTTCTCCGGCTGTGTAGCCGTAAGGGAAATGAGGGTTTGCCCACTAGCTATCCAAAGTGGACAGCCCCTTTATATAATGTATGCCTCAGTACAAGCACTTTAGAGACCATTACGACCTAGAACTTGATGTAAATGTTGCGTGTTGCTACTACCAAACCGTTCATGCAATGTTTGCAGTTACTTGTTATTTATGTAGGAAGAAAATCCTACTGACTTGTAAATGTTAAGTTATTAAAGTGGTGCTGACTGAATGACTTGTAGTACtgtatgttgctttttttttacgTATttgttgtattaaaggggttgctgaATTCCAAACCTTAAGGCAGGTGTAATGATGTCGCCTTCAGTGAATGGTCTGCTGCCGATATCCCATACATGCTTACTATCATCGCTTTTGCCACATCCTGTGTCAGAATGTATACGGTATATGGAAATCTAACCTTTTTACTCTATGCCACATGCTTAGTCCTTTTGCACCAGTACACATGGGACAATATGTTTGCGTGTTACAAAGGCCAGTTACATGCATAGTGCTTGTTTCACATGTTCTGGGAATTGTGGCTGCAATTGACACTGAATATGGGATAACAGAAAGCAATGTTAAATCTGCATCTTTGTTcagtttttatatataatatatattctgaGTATTTTAcaacacatttgtgatttttcagGTCTagaacaacccttttaaaattCAATACTAAAGTATTTCTTCACCAGCAGTCATAAATGGCTGCACATCTAAACCAGTAACTAAAATATCCGCatatattgcagatttttttctttccaggtttttttgtgtttgctgAAGGGACAACCAGGTTCAGAAGAATGAAAATTATTTTCAGTTGAAGAAATTTCTGTTAAAAGTCTGCCATATCATCTGAATATACTCTTTAACAGTTCATGCACGCAACACTTTGGGGGTATGCGATATGGATCCTTCAGATAGTGCCTATAAACATCAGTGTCTCCCCAGTCATTATGGACAATGAGATTGATTCTGTACTATTCCACTAtcaggccagcagcagcgcagttcagcactaGCATGGGGACAGCAGCGGTCAGCagtgggaattacaatgacatctgaggactgctgacccgatgcttgtgcccagtagccattACATGGATGCTGCCCCTCCCAGTGCTACCCCCTCAGCTCAtcttacatctgccccgcacCCTCTACCCGCCAcatgactaggcctcacctcggcgctGGTATCGAGACCGAAGAATGAAAGGAAAGACCGTGGGgttcaatccaggccctgacaagggtTACGCCGACGTCGACCATAGGAACGgggagccggagggacaaacttctgCAGCATCCAGCGATTAGCTAGTAGCGTTCGTTGCTcaggatttacggtgaggcctattacggggagagggtacggggcagatgtaaggagagctggggggaagCATTGGGAGGAGGAGTGGGATGGGAGCATCGATCAATGTACTGCCTACTAGACACAAGCATCGGCCTCTGTTATTGGGCCAGCATTGGCCTAgtcggggagagggtacggggcagatgtaaggagagctggggggaagCATTGGGAGGAGGAGTGGGGTGGgagcatcgatcgatgtactgcctactagacACAAGCATCGGCCTCTGTTATTGGGCCAGCATTGGCCTAgtcggggagagggtacggggcagatgtaaggagagctggggggtaggactggggggggggggcatcaatGTACTGGCTACTAGGCACAAGCAttaggccagcagtcctcggatgtcattgtaattcccgctgctgaactttaCTGCTGACCGCTGCTGTCCCCATGctgataacggaatagtaccattgATTCTGCCAGTTCCTTCACTGACTACCTATTGCTCAGCAAAGAGAGTTCAAAATATTAACACTAACATACAGTCCCCTTCATACATTTCTGACTTaatctgctacctgcccacacgtaaccttcgATCCTCCCAAGACCTCTTACTACATTCTGTTTGTAAAAGACAAAAAAGGGGGGACACGgagccgatcctcgtgtagtAAATCATGCTGTGAGTGAAATATTATAGACAATTGTCTGCTCACCTGCCTGGGTTGTGAGAGCGTCACAACAACCCAAAGTACAATCAATATCTGATCCTAGGAAGGTAAACCAGATGGAGGGCAGCAGCTGATATACGTCACAGGGACGTATCATGTAGCAACAGGAGAAGGACCAACCGACCGGATAGGTTAtggacagcgctcacccaattatTAGGAACCTTCTTTATTGAACAACACTCAAAGGGAATGGCACAACGTGTTTCGTACCCAtaggtcctttatcaagtgcaaatgtACTGGCCTGTGATGGTTTGAAACTTCAAGAAGTTGTTTTTAAATGCACCTAAATAAAGGACCGTGTTTTTAGAAGAAATTTGCCGTGCGGTGAGTGCCCTcctttttccacttttttgttacagacaaaaagatacattacaaagaaatagtcacttcacacaatgggactgaggatcctgctcacaagagcttacagtctatgaggtagaaggggtgacacaagaggtcgcAGGGGCATCGGAGGTAGGATTGTTTATACAAAGGTCACACAgttttgtgatagaggttactgtcaatatacaaacataaaaccaaagtcgtcaccagtcatgtcctttaacatgcagattgtgcctggacatataacgtTAGTCCGTAGaaggcatcatatcctgtggggtaatgtgggagcgagaacagaggagggtttattttagggattctaattacggtatggaAGAGTTTACagtaggaattgtgataggcccttctgaagagatgtgtctttagtttgcgcttgaaactgtagaaattggaagttaatctgattgtccgggatagacaATTCTAGaggagtggtgcaacttgggagaagtcatcTTAAAGTTTAATGCCAATGATCAGAGCACCCAACATGTTCAAAGAcccaacatccaccgtaatagtatggtgcatGTTGGGCATCAGTTAGAGTGGATCTGTCCTTTCATCCCAGCTCTGCTGATAGTTTGATTCAGGTATGTCTAACTTATCTATGTTTTTCCCCTGTAAATTACTGTCTCGCGTAAcagttttttcaatatgcaaattagctcgtTGGAGCAATGATGGCATTACCACTTATTTCTTTGGCGCAATAGCAATGTCCCCATTGTTCAAAAGTGCCTATTTGTATtttgacaaaaatggcaatatttTGGCAACGAAGGCGCCGACTTACAAGGAGAAGACATTGAAaggctagggtcacctgaatcaattcaTCTGCGGGCTGGGTGGATATGATGGGTTCTTGTGGCCGACTCCCTTTAAGGTTCTTAATGGGTTTGTCCagtttcaaaccaatattgagagacaaatgttattgttcgtataatgaaaagttacttAAGTAATTTTCCAATCcaggtttctagatctctgcttgttgtcattcattctgtatcCTACCAGTGGACGGACACAGAGGTGCacggctcgttacagtcacagctcgTCACAGCAccgtaatcagacatctgcctgtaaCGAGCCGcgcacttgtgtgtccatcacatgaccatagaatgacttttatccactgggagtaaggagAATGTATGGTGGCAAGCAGAGCTTTAGAAAACCTAGAATGTGAATAGACACCTAAATTACTATAATAAGGGCTTTAAAAAAGATAGGAGCGCTTCTCAGGCTTCAGTATAAGAGCTGTAGTTTTATTGTATAGGACAACATAAAACACAGTGATGCTTGTTTTGACAAACTATGCTGTATTTATCAAGCTAATTCAAAACATAAAATGTTGGTTTATATAAAGAAGATCAAAGAAacgaattaaaaaaaacataatgaacCAATCAACATCCATTAATAAGTCAAACAATGTAAAGTAATAATAAAGTTGGTTGAATACAAAGAAAGaaagacaaacaaaaaataaatctgaGATAAAGCATACAATTCAGTATATAAGATATACAAATCAATACACGTATGACAACCAAGAGGAATTCATACAGGGAGAAAATGATATACATTTtcactatacaaacaataacatttgtctttttggtccaaaattggacaacccctttaataataatactagcaataataataactttatttatatagcgccaacatatcaagtcaacacggtggctcagtggttagcacagcagccttgcagcactggagtcctgggttcaaatcccgccaggaacatctgcaaggagtttgtatgttctccccgtgtttgcgtggatttcctcccattctacaaagacatactgatagggaaaaaaatgtacattgtgatccctatatggggctcacaatctacatttaaaaaaataaaaataaatcaagtcAGAGGATACATGAACAAACGGTATTTGGCATCGTGCGACAAcaaaattaacatatcaaaccataggagtgagggcccttaCAATGTATGAGGAAATAGACACAAGAttaagagggcttgtttggtgcaatggtccagccatctagtctttttttttttttttatgtagattgtaagccccacatagagctcacaatgtacatttttccctatcattgtctttggaatatgggatggaaatccatgcaaacacggggagaacatacaaactccttgcagatggttttttgcccttgtccTCACCCctccccccttgaacttttcaaccttttgccacatttcaggcttcaaacataaagatataaaattttaatttttggggaagaatcaacaataagtgggacacaattgtgaaatggaatgaaatttattggatattttaaactttttttaacaaataaaaaactgaaaagtggggcgtgcaaaattatttggcccccttgCCTTAATACtgtgtagcgccaccttttgctgcgattacagctgcaagtcgcttggggtatgtctctatcagttttgcacatcgagagactgaaattcttgcccattcttccttgcaaaacagctagAGCTCAGTGAGCTTGGATGGATTTGTgatcagcagttttcagctctttccacagattctcgattggattcaggtctggactttgacttgtccattctaacacctggatacgtttatttgtgaaccattccattgtagattttgctttacgttttggatcattgtcttgttggaagataaatctgcatcccagtctcaggtcttctgcagactccaacaggttttcttccagaatggtcctgtatttcactccatccatcttcccatcaattttaaccatctttcctgtccctgctgaagaaaagcagacccaaaccatgatgctgccaccaccacgtTTGACAGTGGAGATGGTGTGTTCAGTTTGATGAGCTGTGATGCTTTTTCGCCAAACATCGTTTTACATTGTGGCCataaagttggattttggtttcatctgaccagagcatcttcttccacatgtttggtgtcttccaggtggcttgtggcaaactataAACaatactttttatggatatcttttagaaatggctttcttcttgccactcttccataaaggccatatttgtgtagtgtacgactgattgttgtcctatggacagactctcccacctcatctgtagatctctgcagttcattcggagtgatcatgggcctcttggctgtatctctgatcagtcttctccttgtttgagatgaaagtttaaagGGATAGCTGgctcttggtagatttgcagtggtctgatactccttccatttcaatatgattgcttgcacagtgctccttgagatgtttaaagcttgggaaatctttttgtatccaaatccggctttaaacttctccacaacagtatctcggacctgcctggtgtgttccttggtcttcatgatgctctctgcactttaaacagaaccttgagactatcacagagcaggtgcagttatagagagacttggttacacacaggtggatacTATTtacatcatcagtcatttaggacaacattggatcattcagagatcctcactgaacttctgaagtcagtttgctgcactgaaagtaaaggggccgaataattttgcacgcccaaCTTTTCAGCTTTTTTAGttgttaaaaaagttaaaaatatccacttaatttcgttccacttcacaattgtgtctcaCTTGTTATTGATTCTTCTCCAAAAAATTAAATTTGatttctttatgtttgaagcctgaaatgtggcaaaaggttgaaaagtttaaGGGGgcccgaatactttcgcaagccaatgtaactgaagctgtatcagcccgttaccagctggagtgaagggtaacttctagatggaggggtaAGGTTCTGAGGCATAGAGAAGAAAAAggatagcttaggataagaaatgttagcatAGTGTGCAGAAGTGTAGAACAATGTGTCAGGCCATCTAAACAGATGAGAGCCGTTTTGAAGCTACTGCAGTTtagtattaatctgattgtctggggtaaagcattccagagcacaggTGCAGtgcgagaaaagtcttggagacaggcATGGGATGTGCGGATAACAGAGGATGCAGGGCTAAGGTCATTGGCATAACAGAAAGGATGGTAGACAGTGACAAAGGAGCAGATATAGGAAGGTACAgtgctatggatggatttgtgggtgcgtgtgataattttatattgtattctgtgatggatgggcaACCAGTGCAGCAGCTGGCACAAGGTAGATGCTTTAGTGTACTGGTTTGACCGAAAGATGAGTCTGACAGCTTCATTCAGGTCAGGTTGTACAGGGCAAAGTTTAGTAAGAGATAGAGCATGGCAATAGTCAAGACAAGAGAGAATCAAAGCAACAATCAGGTtttttgatgtttccacagtAAGAAAAGGACGAATTCTAGAGATGTTTATGAAGTGCAGGTGACAAGAGCATGCAAGTGTCTGAATGTTTGGGGTGAAAATGAGATctgagtcaaatacaaccccaaGACAATGGGTGTACTGCCTCGGTGTAATAGTAAGCTCACAGgcagaaatggagatatcagggttacGTTGGTTAGTGGATGGAAGGAACACAAGTAGTTCAGTTTTTTAAAGAGtcagtttcagataaagagaagacatgatgttagagaccgtcactggtgttctgtagtagtgcaggggtgatgtcacgggatgagGCCAAAATCTAATTAATAACTGCCACAATTCACAACTGATAGAATAAATCTATCCGGTAAGCCACATAACTTGTACAGACTGTTAtgggttatgttcacatctgcattagaagCTCCAGCACAAGGTGTAAGCAAAAATACAGGACAAAGTAGAATAACATGCTGATAAAAAACCAAACTCCATGATGGAAATCACCAAATCTCcacaaggctaaggcccccatgtagcaggccaaggcaatgcattgcggttcttcccacaacacttttcacagaaagtcagaggtttcctttgcggactttctgcttcctttatatgtATAGGGAAACCAATAGTGTTTCCATAGgaataatagacatgctgcgattgcCAAAACTTCAATGgttatggaaattgcagcatt includes the following:
- the AEN gene encoding apoptosis-enhancing nuclease; translated protein: MDPAVGGQIDHTMESMASSGLFHGFSRSRDYLKAHQADRPVYEYTDGRARIRRKSRKHERFLLRKAFLQQRGLLGIKISEEHSSSTHEDSFLSSPEKEEPSRLEEIKAVFDALPDKAPFTPECSVACDYDSGLSMADSCPSSRASSPVSWQKPEKCVAIDCEMVGTGPGGKISELARCSVVNYEGDVLYDKYIKPELPVTDYRTPWSGITRNHLKKAIPFKVAQKEILNLLKGKRVIGHAIFHDFKVLKYFHPKEQTRDTSNIPLLNKIAGIPGRQSVSLKRLALHILKKQIQVGRKGHSSVEDAQTSMELYKLVEEKVEQHFQKKFHSSDCNNLVKNSATHNQYMDDQYWPSDLNEDCK